Proteins from one Oncorhynchus tshawytscha isolate Ot180627B linkage group LG16, Otsh_v2.0, whole genome shotgun sequence genomic window:
- the LOC112247351 gene encoding proliferation-associated protein 2G4, with the protein MSGDDEPQEQTISDDLVVTKYKMGAEIANQALKAVVEAARAGVTVVSLCETGDAFIMAETGKVFRKEKDLKKGIAFPTSVSVNNCVCHFSPLKSDPEITLKDGDLIKIDLGVHVDGFISNLAHSFVVGVTKDAPLTGRKADVIKAAHLCAEAALRLVKPGNQNSQVTEAWNKIAKSFKCSAIEGMLSHQLKQHVIDGEKTIIQNPTDLQRKDHEKAEFEVHEVYAVDVLISTGEGKAKDAGQRTTIYKRDPDKQYGLKMKTSRSFFSEVERRFDAMPFTLRAFEDEAKARLGVVECAKHELLQPFNVLHEKEGEFVAQFKFTVLLMANGPLRITTGLYEQELYKSEHEVEDADLKALLQSSASRKTQKKKKKKASKTVETETAPGQPAPEVKETKAAE; encoded by the exons ATGTCTGGAGACGACGAGCCACAAGAGCAGACCATCTCGGATGACTTGGTCGTTACCAAGTACAAGATGGGGGCCGAGATTGCCAACC AGGCCCTGAAGGCTGTGGTGGAGGCTGCCAGGGCTGGGGTGACTGTGGTCAGCCTCTGTGAGACAGGAGATGCTTTCATCATGGCAGAAACTGGAAAGGTCTTCAGGAAGGAGAAGGATCTGAAGAAAG GCATTGCGTTCCCAACCAGCGTCTCAGTCAACAACTGCGTGTGCCACTTCTCTCCCCTGAAGAGTGACCCTGAGATCACACTGAAGGACGGGGACCTCATCAAAAT TGACCTGGGGGTGCACGTCGATGGCTTCATCTCAAACCTGGCTCACAGCTTTGTGGTGGGAGTGACCAAG GATGCTCCGTTGACAGGACGTAAGGCTGACGTTATTAAAGCGGCCCACCTGTGTGCTGAGGCTGCCCTCAGACTGGTCAAGCCTGGAAACCAG aaCTCACAGGTCACAGAAGCCTGGAACAAGATTGCCAAGTCATTCAAATGCTCAGCCATAGAGG GGATGCTGTCCCATCAGTTGAAGCAGCATGTTATTGACGGAGAGAAAACCATCATTCAGAACCCCACGGATCTGCAGAG GAAGGACCACGAGAAGGCAGAGTTTGAGGTACACGAGGTGTATGCTGTGGATGTGCTCATCAGCACTGGAGAAGGCAAG GCGAAGGATGCAGGCCAGAGGACCACCATTTACAAGAGGGACCCAGACAAGCAGTACGGCCTGAAGATGAAGACATCCAGGAGTTTCTTCAGCGAGGTGGAGAGACGCTTCGATGCCATGCCTTTCACTCTCAG ggCGTTTGAGGATGAGGCCAAGGCCAGGCTGGGTGTGGTAGAGTGTGCCAAACATGAACTCCTGCAGCCCTTCAACGTTCTGCACGAGAAAGAAG GTGAGTTTGTGGCCCAGTTCAAGTTCACTGTTCTGCTGATGGCCAACGGACCCCTACGCATCACCACAGGGCTGTATGAGCAGGAGCTGTACAAGTCTGAACACGAAGTAGAGGACGCAGATCTCAAG GCCTTGCTCCAAAGCTCAGCGAGCCGCAAGacgcagaagaagaagaaaaagaag GCTTCAAAGACTGTGGAAACTGAAACAGCACCAGGACAGCCAGCGCCAGAGGTCAAAGAGACCAAAGCTGCAGAATAA